A region of the Candidatus Zixiibacteriota bacterium genome:
TGGGGTGGTGCTGCAGAGAGTATTGACCGACCGAGGGACGGAGTACTGCGGGAATCCAGAGCGGCATGAATATGAGCTCTACCTGGCGCTGGAGGATATCGATCATACGCGCACCAAGGCCCAGAGCCCGCAGACCAACGGCATCTGCGAGCGGTTCCACAAGACCGTGCTCAACGAGTTCTACCGAATCGCGTTTCGCAAAAAGATTTACCGCGGTTTGGAAGAACTCCAGGCGGACCTCGACCAGTGGGTTCGCCATTACAACGAGGAGCGCACGCATCAAGGTCGATGGTGCTACGGCAAGACCCCAATGCAAACCCGATCTGACAGTCGTCGGTTAAGTCCTCGTCGTCAGCCATTGTTTACTCCTACCACTCACGCCGCCAACATTTTTTCTTTCGCCAACGGGACACTATCGAGGAACGTGTTGACTTTTACACATATATCCTTCTCCGGTAAGTCAAAGCCCCGAGCCCCCAAACGGACGGCGTCAGTAGCGCTCGGTTACAAGCGTCCACTAGTTCAAAACCCAGAAACCTAGAAAACCTAGGGTGACACCTTTTGTTGACAGCTTCGTCGAATGACGTCCACCCTTTGCCGAAACTTCGCATCGGATTTGACCCCATAATCACAACGCCGCGTCAACCGTCCACAAAAAGATTGGACCCCTTACGCTTCTAGGTTTGGCATTATTGCCCCATAAGTTTTCGACCGCGAAAAGCGTCCTCGTGGCGTCGGCTGAAAACGATTGTTAGCCCCGCCTAGTTATCGTTGAGGCCGTACTCGCGTGTATGCAGCCGTCGCTTCCAGGAACTTTCGAGTTCGATCATCTCGGGGGTCTTCATATCCGGCGAAACTCGCTGTAGGATGGTAAACCGAAATTTCCGGGGGTTACGTTCCCGAAGTAGGCGATTGTCTCCGTGCCCATGGGCGGCGTAGGTTAACCATCTGCCGAGAAGGTTACTTTCGCCGTAAGCAGAGCCGACGTAGCCTTTCCCGTCCGAAGTGTCGAAGATATAGTAAACGCCCCGCCATTCAGAGAGCCTGGACTTCCACCGCGCAGGGAGTACGCGAAGTTGATCCCATGTGAGGTCTATTGCATCCCATTCCGGCATTGCCGCGTCGAGCACACTCTCCTCAAGGATGGCATGGACTGGCATTTCGTTTTTGGGTCTATGTGCCCAACGGTGCCAGTTTTTGTCAAGTGGGGGCCAGCAAATGATTAGCTTGCCTTTCCAGTGATCGTAGAAGTCGGTGGGTGCGAGATCAAACCAGAGGATCGAGGAACGGGATGATTTCTTCGTGAATCCCTTGTGTCCAAACGACTTCAACTCAACGTTGGCCGGAATCTGCCAGTATTCTTTGGGCGTAATTGGCTTCCATCCCTTGACTGAATACAAACCGACGAACAGAGCTTTGCCGGGCTCGTGTCCGATGAATGCGGCAACATATGCAGCGCGTTTCATTTCCTGCTCAACCTGCTTGGTTTGGGTCTGTTGGTAAGCGTTGAACACGTCCGGTCTTTCGGCAGCCAGCCACGGGAGCACTTTGTTGAGTTCAGCTTCAAGAGGTCGATGCCGGAGCACAAGAACGTGCTGTGGGTCGATGTTTTTATCCAGTAATAGGCCCTTCAAATTCATTTCCAACCTCCCATCGGGATCTGCTCTCTAGCGAGGCGACCGCTCACGTTGACCGGCAGCGGCGAGCGAATGCGAGCCAGCGGTCCGGTCGAACGTGCTGTTGGGCAGCTCATACACGATTTCTGGCAAGGAAGGAACGCACCGTTTCTGCCGTCTCATAGTAGCGGACGAAAACCTGCAGGTTTCCGAGGACATCGTCTCGGGTCAGCGATGGGGGGCTCTCGCGAGGATGTCCAAGTTCGTTCCGTTGCTGGCGGATGAGATCGTACATCGCACCGACCATGATGCCCGCGTTCTCGGGGAATCCGGCGGTCCGGGCAGCCTGGAGCGCTTCGATTTTCGCGCGAACCCAGTCCAGCTTCGGCTTCATGGGGAAGCGTTTCAGGAGGGCGCCGAAGTCCTTCTTTTCCTTCGCGCTGCTCAAGGCGGCGTGAAGAGAGTCACCGAGGAGGAGGAAAACGCGCTCGGCCGCGATCCCGAGCATGACCGCGCTTGCGACGAGGGTGCCTCGGCGCAGGCTATGTAGGCTCTCTGCTAGGTATGCGAGCACGGTGGCATCTGCGCCGGCCACTCGGCCACGAACAAAGTCCAGGTAACCCTCTGGGTCGAAGGCGTTCGGACCGGTGGAGTCGAGCACGGCACGTCCGAACTCGGTAACGTGGAAGAACGGCAGCTTCAGATTCGCGCTATCGGAACCTGGGGCGAGGACGCCCTCTGTCAGGAGCTGCCAGAGCACTTCGTGAAGGTGGAACACGAGAACGTGTTTCCGCTCAGGATTCAAGTGTTCTACGTACTGATCGAATTCCGCGCCACTTGTCGGCAGCTGGTGCCAGGTTGGCTCTCGGCGGAGGCGCTCGAACACCGCCAACCGTAAGAGCCTCATATCCGGCCGCTCAGAGTCGTAAGGGACCTTGCTCATCTACCAACTCGCCGCAGGACTGCCCAACGTTTTGGGTGAGCCGCCCTGGCGGCCTCAACCCAAGGGTTAGGCAATTGTTTCGTCAATTGGACTCATCTCCTTACTTTCAGCGCTCCGACATTCGTGCTTACGGCATCGGACGGGTAGCGGTGAACAATGGGCTTCTCAGAAATGGCTCGATTTCGACATCGACGGGCACGGGTTCTTCACCCTTTAGATGTACTTGGGTATAAGCGGCGTCGATCATGTATTGAGGCCAGTGCGGATGCAAGCAGAACCAGCCCCGCGTGGCCAGAATGAATATCGACTCCTGAAACCGCCCCCAGCCGCTTAGTTCTGTGACGCGCCGGTAGCGGGCGCATGTAGCTCCAAAAGAATCGTCCAGCGTGGCATCATGCTCAATCAAGCGCTGCCGACCGGTCACCATTCTTCCGATGCCTTTTTCCGCTCCTTTTTTCAACCAATCCACGAAAGCAGTCGCGTTCTCGAACGCAGCCGGCGCTTCTGTCCTAGGGTCGCGCAGGTCATAGACGGTAACTCTGGCGGAAACCAAACGGGCATCGACTGCCTGCGTGGGTGGTTTTTCACTAAGCCTCTTTACGAAGCCCACGAGGGGAACCGCGGGATTATCGGACTTCGGCGGCAGGGGAGCAATAAACCAGTTTTCTCCCTTAGGCGGTAGGACGGACAGACCCGGCAAATCCAAGCGCTGCGTCGGATCGCGAATAGGTTTCAGGGTGGGGGCTGTGGCCGCACTTGCTGCGGCAACCAGGCCTAGCCCAAAAAGGAGCGCCGAGATCTGCAGTGCCGCGCTGCGAAGTTTCCCCATGTGCGCCAACCTCTGCCTCTTCATTGATTGGTGATGCCTAACGCCCGCGCTAACCGGCGCCGAGTGAGCGAAGCGAACGAGGGAACCCCAGCCCGCAGGGCGAGGGGCGTACGAGTGCAGCGGGTTGTTAGTTGCCATGTCTGATTTCGACTACCGAGCAACGTAGTCCACCACGCACTTCCTTCCACACAATATTGTGGTGTCCTTTGATTGTCACCTCTTCGTTCTTGGCGCCTGTGGGCTTGGTGATTCGGCCGTGTAGCGGCGTGCCGCCGCGGAAGAATCTGTAGATGCCCTCCTTCGGACCCTCATAGAACAAGCGATCTTCCGAAAAAACGACAAAGCCCGCCAGCGGGAACCCTGCCTCCACCAATTCCTCGGCAAATGCGATGTCCTTGCAGAAGCTAAACATTTGCTCCGGATACTGACCGTTGCGCGGGTACTTCAGCTCCACGGCGAAGCTGAGGCGTCGCCCTGGGTCTGAGAACGCCGAGATGTCGATTTCACGCTTCGTGAACGAAGTGGACCCCGGAAAGAAGTACCCCACGTTCCGTTCAAATTGGATCTTCAGATCAGGAAGCGCTCTTCGTAGAAATATGCCGAGCTCGTGCTGAAGGCTGAACTCGTTGTAGATCTCAACTGAGCCGTCAGCTACCATCGACACAAACGGAACGATGAGGTCCAAAAGTGATTTCATGGCAGCTAACTAATTGTGTACGCTGGTCACCTATGAAAAAGGATGGGGGGCAAACCTAGGGGGTCACTTATTTGTTCTCTTTTATTCTCTTACACCGGGAAAAATCAATAGTTAAAACTCTATGACATTTGATCCGAAAAAAGTACTGGACGCTGCCTCTCCGGTATGCCTTATACTCGCAGCCAGCTTGGTGCCCGAGCTAACAGCCAAGGGAACGGTCTACAGGGCAGTAGTGTCCAGTCGCTAATGGAGGACCGAACATGAAAAGAATCACATTGGTAGCGATCGCGTGGATCGTAGTAATGGTATTTGGGCCTGTACAGGTGCATGCCGACGATCTCACTGTGGCCCCGTTCACGTTCTCGGCCGTTGGCTTGGGCTCCTTCACTCCCGGTGGCGGTCCGGCAGCCCGGGCGCGCTGGGAAAAGGTAGGTGGCGACTGGCAGCTCCACCTCGAGAAGAACGTCCCGACGACCGAATTCGCAGCGGCAGGTGCCCAGCTCAGCCCGGTTATAGGGCTCTCGACCACCGGGTTGACACTGGGTTTCACTGTCGAAAGCGGTTGGTGCGGTGCTGGCGCGCCGCGCTTCAACGTGCGGTTGACCAACGGCGACCTGATTTTTCTCGGCTGCTTTTACGGCAACGATGGCAGCGGGAATGTGAGCTTCACAGGTGGCGGTAACTACGGTGGCCAAGTCCTACCCCTAGGCGAGATTGTCGAAAGTATCTCTATCATCTTTGACGAGGGGAATGATGTGGGACCGGGCTTCGTATACCTGGATGATATTTTCGTGAGCACGGAGACGGCCGGGGCCCCCGGACGTCAGCCATGAACCGAGGCTTCCCTGGGGGATTGGAGCTGGGAACGAAGCTGGGTGAGGCCCGGTAGCGCAAAAGCTCCCGCACGTGACAGGCGGACCCTGTTTACGTCGTCGTTGACAAGGGGGGCAGGTCAGGATCAACCATGGCCGACAACCAAGACTGATCACGACTGTCAGATCAGGTCATGACTTATACACTTTAAAAAAGGGTGATTTTTCCGCAGCCTGCTAATGCACCGGCTGCTTGCTGGCTCGTTGACGCAGGAAATCGAGAAAGGCCTGCGCATCGGGAGATAACGGTCTATCTTTCCGATAGACGATGTAGCTTTTGATCAGTCCTTCCAACTCTCGAACTTTGATGACCTTGAGTTCTCCCCGCTTGATTTCTGGCCTCACCATATCTCGGTGTACGATGCCCAGGCCTGCCCCATTTTTGACAGCCCCTTTAACAGCCTCTGATGTGTCGCAATACATCGCAATGTTTACCTTGATCCCTCTCTTTTCAATATCTCTCAAAAGCTCTTCGGTTCTAGTCATCCTGCCTTTTATTCGCCTCCTGATGACAAAAGCTGCCCGGTTAAGGTCCGCGAGTGTGAACCTTCCCTTCTTCGCAACCGGGTGTCCAGCAGACGCAACGATCACATACTCCTCTCGCCGAAAAGGCATGTAGACGAGGGAGTCAACCCCAGATGGGGCTGTGATAAGTGCGATATCGAGATCTGAGTTTAAAACCATTTTCTCTATTTCATGACTGACATCAGTTCGAAGCGTGGGCAGAACAGTTGGGTGCTTCCTTCGGAACGCAGCCAGGATCGAGGGCAGACACCAGATAGACGGACCATGACTGCCGCCAACCTTCAGCGGTCGCAAGTCACTCTCGATCGACTTACTATGAAAGCTTCTCCTCAGCTCTGAGACTTGTCGGACGACCGATTCCGCAGCGCTCAGGCAGCGTTGCCCCTCTTCTGTGAGTTCAATCCCTCGACCGGCCTTCACATAAAGCTTCGCTTTCAGGTCTTCCTCCAAAAGCTTGAGCTGTTGAGAAACTGAAGGCTCGCTGATGTGTAGCTCTTCTGACGCCTTGCGGAGGTTTAGATGCCTGGCCACCGCAACGAAAATCTCGAGCTGATGCAGGGTCATGTTAATTGTCTAA
Encoded here:
- a CDS encoding GIY-YIG nuclease family protein; the encoded protein is MNLKGLLLDKNIDPQHVLVLRHRPLEAELNKVLPWLAAERPDVFNAYQQTQTKQVEQEMKRAAYVAAFIGHEPGKALFVGLYSVKGWKPITPKEYWQIPANVELKSFGHKGFTKKSSRSSILWFDLAPTDFYDHWKGKLIICWPPLDKNWHRWAHRPKNEMPVHAILEESVLDAAMPEWDAIDLTWDQLRVLPARWKSRLSEWRGVYYIFDTSDGKGYVGSAYGESNLLGRWLTYAAHGHGDNRLLRERNPRKFRFTILQRVSPDMKTPEMIELESSWKRRLHTREYGLNDN
- a CDS encoding LysR family transcriptional regulator; translation: MTLHQLEIFVAVARHLNLRKASEELHISEPSVSQQLKLLEEDLKAKLYVKAGRGIELTEEGQRCLSAAESVVRQVSELRRSFHSKSIESDLRPLKVGGSHGPSIWCLPSILAAFRRKHPTVLPTLRTDVSHEIEKMVLNSDLDIALITAPSGVDSLVYMPFRREEYVIVASAGHPVAKKGRFTLADLNRAAFVIRRRIKGRMTRTEELLRDIEKRGIKVNIAMYCDTSEAVKGAVKNGAGLGIVHRDMVRPEIKRGELKVIKVRELEGLIKSYIVYRKDRPLSPDAQAFLDFLRQRASKQPVH